One genomic region from Pecten maximus chromosome 5, xPecMax1.1, whole genome shotgun sequence encodes:
- the LOC117327408 gene encoding uncharacterized protein LOC117327408 isoform X2, producing the protein MLAVEDWRGGNGGQAISMDGSLPPLGNIISVPKESTRTNHDSLSLSLPAVNVSQKVSTGNNTQRSPKGPAQSINKATTQDTPTRVKINYLARDKALSILQQYNSIVADDTSLAVRNLPPVKVSIRAKGTKADRRQSDKAAANKPTAPVFTEGISSISTRQGPSFLVSKESVLRANLPDDVSLAQHNNQFAFNIKQKRRKPVAKDGVGTPQYKQIKMLGFDHLPPIDLGEYMRKQLLQKKGVKKGEGQHSDMSGRSSYGHPPIRRLDRPSVGSSVSATPDTYRSGQKALKTSLKAKVDTRLKRKTPTKVSPTYNGSNYRGDRLNIVSIGQKQSGLQDISSPRRFVPGTYPQYDWRARVHEEYRRLKFVPVDSSLNGVCSLAPIKVGLHHQDLPPLNFTDDVPKRFSSYDGVRRIFRDDVIGERLNPLNYRRNLYNRAMGRTTSANSTSTSTSNSNNVINPPPSFVSSSDEEALPKPAEPIREMQPLKEESPSVVGEQVAGPTPTSKAIDSLKKKKENSPVLTPREIVEKNRVVKPKKQPSVGNVVTLGTDLAPNGSESKGLGVPTGGTGSLSPSGGNGFLSLPIVHLMNEGRPPMNGGCEGKAKQSREEEDSMYSDPSGDSGSQKVTVHTVQLMPDQIPARPNVTSVTPVISVTSDSGVNEPVVFRDSDSDDSFGAYSRKMALASKNVQFVSPLDPGQGVAKRQ; encoded by the coding sequence ACTGGCGTGGTGGAAACGGAGGGCAAGCTATAAGCATGGACGGGTCATTGCCTCCTCTTGgcaatataatatctgtaccAAAGGAGTCTACTAGGACAAACCATGATTCTCTGTCACTCAGTCTTCCGGCAGTGAACGTGTCTCAGAAGGTCTCTACGGGAAACAATACGCAGCGTTCACCCAAAGGACCAGCACAAAGCATCAACAAGGCTACGACTCAAGACACGCCAACACGCGTAAAAATTAACTACCTTGCGCGTGACAAAGCCCTATCAATTTTACAACAATACAATTCTATTGTGGCAGATGACACGTCTCTCGCAGTGAGGAATCTACCACCTGTTAAGGTTTCCATTCGTGCCAAAGGTACCAAGGCAGACAGACGTCAATCGGATAAGGCCGCCGCCAATAAACCTACAGCCCCGGTTTTCACGGAGGGAATCAGCTCAATAAGTACTCGGCAGGGCCCGTCATTTCTGGTTTCCAAGGAGAGTGTTTTACGTGCAAATCTCCCCGATGACGTTTCACTTGCTCAGCATAACAATCAATTCGCATTCAACATCAAGCAGAAGCGGCGAAAGCCAGTAGCTAAGGATGGAGTGGGTACACCCCAATATAAACAGATAAAGATGCTGGGATTTGACCATCTTCCTCCTATTGACCTTGGGGAATACATGAGGAAACAACTACTTCAGAAAAAAGGTGTTAAGAAAGGTGAAGGCCAACATAGTGATATGTCTGGTAGGTCTAGTTACGGTCATCCGCCAATACGTAGACTTGACAGACCAAGTGTCGGGTCATCGGTCAGTGCAACTCCGGACACATATCGAAGTGGACAAAAGGCCCTAAAAACTTCATTGAAAGCTAAAGTTGACACGAGACTAAAGCGTAAAACCCCAACCAAAGTGAGTCCGACGTACAATGGGAGTAACTACCGTGGTGATCGACTAAACATTGTGTCTATAGGACAAAAACAGTCCGGTCTCCAAGATATTTCCTCTCCAAGACGGTTCGTTCCAGGGACATACCCTCAATACGATTGGCGGGCGCGTGTTCACGAGGAGTACAGAAGGCTTAAATTTGTACCTGTGGACTCATCCCTTAACGGGGTATGCTCTTTAGCCCCAATCAAGGTAGGACTTCATCATCAGGACCTCCCTCCTTTAAACTTTACTGACGATGTTCCGAAACGCTTTTCTTCATACGATGGGGTAAGGCGTATATTCCGTGATGATGTGATCGGTGAAAGACTCAACCCATTGAATTATAGACGTAATTTGTACAACAGAGCCATGGGTCGGACAACCTCCGCTAATAGCACGAGTACTAGTACTAGTAATTCAAATAATGTGATCAACCCACCCCCTTCATTTGTGTCTAGTAGCGACGAGGAAGCATTGCCCAAACCTGCCGAACCCATTCGGGAAATGCAACCTTTGAAGGAAGAAAGCCCATCAGTGGTTGGTGAACAGGTTGCAGGACCGACACCGACATCGAAAGCTATAGATTcgttgaaaaagaaaaaagaaaatagcCCAGTATTGACTCCACGGGAAATAGTAGAGAAAAACCGCGTGGTTAAGCCTAAAAAACAACCCTCTGTTGGAAATGTTGTTACACTAGGAACGGACCTAGCACCTAACGGTTCTGAAAGTAAAGGATTGGGAGTTCCAACGGGAGGAACTGGTTCTCTTTCCCCTTCAGGAGGTAATGGATTTCTGTCACTTCCGATCGTACATTTGATGAATGAGGGACGACCTCCGATGAATGGCGGCTGTGAGGGAAAGGCAAAACAAAGCCGTGAAGAGGAAGATTCTATGTACAGTGATCCCTCCGGTGATTCTGGTTCACAGAAGGTGACTGTACACACTGTTCAGCTCATGCCGGACCAAATTCCTGCCAGACCAAATGTGACGTCAGTCACTCCTGTCATCAGTGTTACTAGCGATTCAGGGGTGAACGAACCCGTTGTGTTCAGAGATTCTGACTCTGACGATTCTTTTGGCGCATATAGCCGCAAAATGGCGCTCGCCAGTAAAAATGTGCAGTTTGTATCTCCTCTAGACCCTGGTCAAGGAGTTGCTAAAAGACAATAA
- the LOC117327408 gene encoding uncharacterized protein LOC117327408 isoform X1 produces the protein MEVLSLNTDWRGGNGGQAISMDGSLPPLGNIISVPKESTRTNHDSLSLSLPAVNVSQKVSTGNNTQRSPKGPAQSINKATTQDTPTRVKINYLARDKALSILQQYNSIVADDTSLAVRNLPPVKVSIRAKGTKADRRQSDKAAANKPTAPVFTEGISSISTRQGPSFLVSKESVLRANLPDDVSLAQHNNQFAFNIKQKRRKPVAKDGVGTPQYKQIKMLGFDHLPPIDLGEYMRKQLLQKKGVKKGEGQHSDMSGRSSYGHPPIRRLDRPSVGSSVSATPDTYRSGQKALKTSLKAKVDTRLKRKTPTKVSPTYNGSNYRGDRLNIVSIGQKQSGLQDISSPRRFVPGTYPQYDWRARVHEEYRRLKFVPVDSSLNGVCSLAPIKVGLHHQDLPPLNFTDDVPKRFSSYDGVRRIFRDDVIGERLNPLNYRRNLYNRAMGRTTSANSTSTSTSNSNNVINPPPSFVSSSDEEALPKPAEPIREMQPLKEESPSVVGEQVAGPTPTSKAIDSLKKKKENSPVLTPREIVEKNRVVKPKKQPSVGNVVTLGTDLAPNGSESKGLGVPTGGTGSLSPSGGNGFLSLPIVHLMNEGRPPMNGGCEGKAKQSREEEDSMYSDPSGDSGSQKVTVHTVQLMPDQIPARPNVTSVTPVISVTSDSGVNEPVVFRDSDSDDSFGAYSRKMALASKNVQFVSPLDPGQGVAKRQ, from the coding sequence ACTGGCGTGGTGGAAACGGAGGGCAAGCTATAAGCATGGACGGGTCATTGCCTCCTCTTGgcaatataatatctgtaccAAAGGAGTCTACTAGGACAAACCATGATTCTCTGTCACTCAGTCTTCCGGCAGTGAACGTGTCTCAGAAGGTCTCTACGGGAAACAATACGCAGCGTTCACCCAAAGGACCAGCACAAAGCATCAACAAGGCTACGACTCAAGACACGCCAACACGCGTAAAAATTAACTACCTTGCGCGTGACAAAGCCCTATCAATTTTACAACAATACAATTCTATTGTGGCAGATGACACGTCTCTCGCAGTGAGGAATCTACCACCTGTTAAGGTTTCCATTCGTGCCAAAGGTACCAAGGCAGACAGACGTCAATCGGATAAGGCCGCCGCCAATAAACCTACAGCCCCGGTTTTCACGGAGGGAATCAGCTCAATAAGTACTCGGCAGGGCCCGTCATTTCTGGTTTCCAAGGAGAGTGTTTTACGTGCAAATCTCCCCGATGACGTTTCACTTGCTCAGCATAACAATCAATTCGCATTCAACATCAAGCAGAAGCGGCGAAAGCCAGTAGCTAAGGATGGAGTGGGTACACCCCAATATAAACAGATAAAGATGCTGGGATTTGACCATCTTCCTCCTATTGACCTTGGGGAATACATGAGGAAACAACTACTTCAGAAAAAAGGTGTTAAGAAAGGTGAAGGCCAACATAGTGATATGTCTGGTAGGTCTAGTTACGGTCATCCGCCAATACGTAGACTTGACAGACCAAGTGTCGGGTCATCGGTCAGTGCAACTCCGGACACATATCGAAGTGGACAAAAGGCCCTAAAAACTTCATTGAAAGCTAAAGTTGACACGAGACTAAAGCGTAAAACCCCAACCAAAGTGAGTCCGACGTACAATGGGAGTAACTACCGTGGTGATCGACTAAACATTGTGTCTATAGGACAAAAACAGTCCGGTCTCCAAGATATTTCCTCTCCAAGACGGTTCGTTCCAGGGACATACCCTCAATACGATTGGCGGGCGCGTGTTCACGAGGAGTACAGAAGGCTTAAATTTGTACCTGTGGACTCATCCCTTAACGGGGTATGCTCTTTAGCCCCAATCAAGGTAGGACTTCATCATCAGGACCTCCCTCCTTTAAACTTTACTGACGATGTTCCGAAACGCTTTTCTTCATACGATGGGGTAAGGCGTATATTCCGTGATGATGTGATCGGTGAAAGACTCAACCCATTGAATTATAGACGTAATTTGTACAACAGAGCCATGGGTCGGACAACCTCCGCTAATAGCACGAGTACTAGTACTAGTAATTCAAATAATGTGATCAACCCACCCCCTTCATTTGTGTCTAGTAGCGACGAGGAAGCATTGCCCAAACCTGCCGAACCCATTCGGGAAATGCAACCTTTGAAGGAAGAAAGCCCATCAGTGGTTGGTGAACAGGTTGCAGGACCGACACCGACATCGAAAGCTATAGATTcgttgaaaaagaaaaaagaaaatagcCCAGTATTGACTCCACGGGAAATAGTAGAGAAAAACCGCGTGGTTAAGCCTAAAAAACAACCCTCTGTTGGAAATGTTGTTACACTAGGAACGGACCTAGCACCTAACGGTTCTGAAAGTAAAGGATTGGGAGTTCCAACGGGAGGAACTGGTTCTCTTTCCCCTTCAGGAGGTAATGGATTTCTGTCACTTCCGATCGTACATTTGATGAATGAGGGACGACCTCCGATGAATGGCGGCTGTGAGGGAAAGGCAAAACAAAGCCGTGAAGAGGAAGATTCTATGTACAGTGATCCCTCCGGTGATTCTGGTTCACAGAAGGTGACTGTACACACTGTTCAGCTCATGCCGGACCAAATTCCTGCCAGACCAAATGTGACGTCAGTCACTCCTGTCATCAGTGTTACTAGCGATTCAGGGGTGAACGAACCCGTTGTGTTCAGAGATTCTGACTCTGACGATTCTTTTGGCGCATATAGCCGCAAAATGGCGCTCGCCAGTAAAAATGTGCAGTTTGTATCTCCTCTAGACCCTGGTCAAGGAGTTGCTAAAAGACAATAA